The DNA sequence CCGTGTTAGCGCGACGTGTTCTTCTGCTGCGATCCGGCCCAACCGCTCCTGGCGGTTCGCCCCTGAATCCAGGACCGTCCCGCGCAGCTGCTGCAGGCGCTCCGCCGACTGCCGCGGCGCCGAAAGCAGCAGCAGAAACTGCCCGGATCGCACGTGCTCGCCGGGCCTCGCCATGTTGGTCGTGACCCAACCCTCGATCGGCGCACGGATCTGGCTGCGGTCGAGATCGAGTTCGGCCTCGCGGATGGCCGTGTCCGCGTTCACCAAGTCGGCTTCGGCGGCGGCCACCTGCCGGGCGGCCTGCTCCGCTTCGAGGATTCTGGCCTGGACCTGGCGGACCAGACCTTCGGCGCGCAAGACGTCCCACCGGCGGACGGGTGCGGAATGGGACGCGGCGTCGTTCCGCTGCTGCGCCCGGTGTGCGGCCTCCAGTTGGACCTGGGCCTGCTGCAGCGACGCCGCGGCCGCGGCGACGCGTGCGCTCGCGGCGTCGTAGGCGAGTTGGTCGCTGCTCACCTGCTGGGCCGGAATCGCCCCTTCGGTCAGCAGCGCCTTGTCTCGGTCGACCGTCTGCCGCGCCGCAGCCAGTTCTGCCTGCGCCGCCTGCAGATTGTCCTGCGCGGCGGCGACCGCGTGCCGTGCTTCTTCAACCGCGGGCCCCACCGGTTGTCCCCGGGTTCCCTGCCCGACGTTCCCCGGGCCCGCTGCCTGTGCCCGCCGCAGCGATGCCGCGGCAGATTTGGCCTGGTCAAGCGCCGATTGGTACACGGCCGAGTCGTCGCGTACTTCCCGCGCCGAGATCAGGCCCTGCGCGAGCAACGTCTGGTCGCGCTCCATCGCGCGCTGCGTCGTTGCCAGCTTTGCCTCCGCCGCCCGAACGACGTCGGCTTGTGCCGCGACCAGCTGGGCGCGCGCGTGCTCCAGCGCGACGGCGATGCCGTCGTCGCTTGGTTGGACCCCGGCGCGGGTAGGTGGAGCCGCCACCCGCAGGCTTGGGACGGTAGCCAGCGCTGCCCGAACGGCGGCGCGGACCGCGCGTTCCCGGACGGTCAGCACGGACCTGGCCGTGGACACGCGGCCCTGCGCGGCGCCGGCCGCGGTGCGTGCGCGCGTCAGGGCCTCCCGGTAGCCGGTGGAATCCAGCTCCACCAGGAGCGTTCCGGCGGGCACATGCTCACGAGGGGCCGCCAGCACTCTGGCGATCGTCCCGGAGCTTTGAGCCGCGACCTCCACGAGCTCTGTCGCGGCGGGACGGTCCTCGACTCGAACGGACGGCACATGAACCGGCTGGGGCCCTCTGCCCGCGGCAGGCAGGCTCAACACCGCCAGGCCGACAAGCGGCCACAGCAGCCACGTCAAGGATCGTTTTCCTCGCGACTGTCCGTTCATTCTCACCGGTCCCGGTCTGCACGTATCCTCAATGTAGTTTCATCCCAAAGGACGCAACGCTCTCAACCAGCTGCGCATTTCCACTGTACGGCAGCTCCCGTAATGACGGACGGTCAGATTCTCGGCCTGCTCAGTCGGGATGACGTCATTAGCTTCTTTCGCACACTGAAGGAACTCGGCGTCTGGCCCAGCGCACGCGGGCCATCCGCTTCGTCGTCCCTAAGGTAGAAAACCTCGGGCGCGGTGAAGGTCTTCCCGGTCCCTGGCTTGAAGCCCCTCACGACTTTCGGGTCAGACCGATGTTGGCGTGATCAGCGTGGTGAGGAGGATAGGAGTCAATGAAGCCTGTGGCGAGCGGGGTGAGCTCAGTCCGGGAGTATCTTCAGAAACGAATCGAGCGGTCCAGCAAGCGGATTGCGCTCGCGAGGAAAGCGGCCGCGGCCAAACCGCC is a window from the bacterium genome containing:
- a CDS encoding peptidoglycan DD-metalloendopeptidase family protein encodes the protein MTWLLWPLVGLAVLSLPAAGRGPQPVHVPSVRVEDRPAATELVEVAAQSSGTIARVLAAPREHVPAGTLLVELDSTGYREALTRARTAAGAAQGRVSTARSVLTVRERAVRAAVRAALATVPSLRVAAPPTRAGVQPSDDGIAVALEHARAQLVAAQADVVRAAEAKLATTQRAMERDQTLLAQGLISAREVRDDSAVYQSALDQAKSAAASLRRAQAAGPGNVGQGTRGQPVGPAVEEARHAVAAAQDNLQAAQAELAAARQTVDRDKALLTEGAIPAQQVSSDQLAYDAASARVAAAAASLQQAQVQLEAAHRAQQRNDAASHSAPVRRWDVLRAEGLVRQVQARILEAEQAARQVAAAEADLVNADTAIREAELDLDRSQIRAPIEGWVTTNMARPGEHVRSGQFLLLLSAPRQSAERLQQLRGTVLDSGANRQERLGRIAAEEHVALTRLDAESERIRTIILGAAGTEHIGPVPAFLGALLRRPVWGEITSGYGWRIHPIFQTPEFHTGIDIAAPWGTPVEAPADGTVIYAGQMPANGMLVILNHGNGVSTTYSHLSSYAVRAGERVHRGQTIARVGSSGWSTGPHLFFEVREGGRPVNPLAR